In Bacteroidales bacterium, the DNA window TTCTTCAAAACTTAAACTTTGAAAAAAGGGAATATTAAGGCTTGTTTTATCAATTTGAATATTATCTAACAACTTACTCTCAAAACCAAAACCACTGTTGCCAATTTTTTTAAGTTCTCTTTTAATACACTCCTTTCCTTTTTCTGTCAAAAATATTTTTAGATTGACTAAACTTAACGGAAGCAAATACCCGCTTTGTTCACCTGGTGTAAGATAAAAATTATCACACTTAATGATTCCCTTTTGCTCCAAATCTTTTATAACTATTATAAATATTTGAATAGAGCGATTTATCCGGTCTAAAATTATTTCAATATCCTCTTTATTCTTTATGTCTCCATACTTATCTAAGTAATTTAATATTTCATCTCTTGGTATCATTTCCCCTCCACAATTTTAATTAACTATAGTCCCGTTAGGGACTTAATATTTATAAAAAACCTACAACACACTATTACAAGTCCCGTAGGGACGGTATATTATTTATTTTCTACAATTTTTATTTATTCACAAATTATATTTTATTAAGGTGTTCATGAATCGCTTATTTTTTATTTTCAATAATGGCAATTTCATCCTCTGTTAAATCATAAAGTTCATAAACCAGATTATCAATTTGCGTATCGAGCGATTTACATTTTTGTTCGTAAAAGTTTTTGTCTTTATCGGTTTTTGCTTCTGCAAATTTTTTCTTGCTTTCAAGCATTTGTTCAACTAAAGTAACGGTATGGTCGTGTCTTTCTTTTTCGGATTTTATAGAGAAATCAATAGTTTTTATTGGAATAGAATGTAATTCATATAATCCAATTGTAGGCATCTTATACTTATTGCAATACCAATAGTTTAATAATTTTGAATTTAAAAGCCCGCAAATATATTTTAAAGAATGTTTTTTATCCCAAGTTTCATATCTTGTAACATTTGTTGTGTCGAGAAAATAATTTTTTTCATTATCATAAGCAACTAGAAGTTGCATTGAACTATTAACTCTTTGTGTTATTAATTTTTCAGGTACTTCAAAAAATGTTTTTGAATGAGGAAGACAGCCAACTTTTTCTTTCATTAAATCTGGTCGGTACCAAATATATTCATTATCCCAATTCAATTGGTATGATTTAATATTCCTGCCTCTGAATATTTTATAACAATCATTGTTTTGCTTTTCTTTTAAAATAAATTTTTTATCATCACTGGTTTTTATTCCTCTTGAAAATTGTATTATCTTATCTAATGATTCTGTATTATATTTTAATCTTTCATAGATGCCGCTCTTTTCATTATTCCATTCTAAGTCAATTTGAAAATTATCATTAATCCATTCATCGGATTTTATCTCAAATCTTTTAGAAAAATCCTTATTTAATACTTTGATGGTTTTATTATTTTTTGAGCAAATCAATATGATTGTGCTTACAATAACTTTTTCAAAAACTTTAAATCCCATTTCTGCAATTTGTTCAATCGCTTTTTCATTTAGTAATTTTTGACGAAGCAATGAAAAACTTTCGGTAGCAAGCCATGTATGAGGTACTATGAAACCAAATTTATAAGAATTATCATTTACAATATTTAAAGCTTTCTCAATAAAAAATGAATATAAATCACTTTTATTTTTACATGTCCTAAAATTCTTTTGAAAATAATTTCTTTGTATTTCAGGAATAGATACTAAATTAACGTATGGTGGATTTCCGATAATCGCATCAAAACCACCTTTAATTTTTCTTTTAAACGGAATCATTGGGTCGTTCACCTCGTTTGTATCATTATCCCGTTCTTCATCAATGCCAACATCAGGGATGAAGATATATCCTTTCTCCGTTTTATTTTTAAATACTTCGGGAAAAGCGGTTTCATAATCCATAGGATTAATTTTTCGTTCTTCATCGGTTGTAATAGAAGGGTTTTGTTTTAAAATATCCCTGCCAATTAATGAGTTTCCGCAAATAATATTTTTTGAAAGGTCTGGCAGTACTTTACTAAACATAACATCCTGCCTGTTTTGCGTACTACCTATGGTTTCGTCTTCGAGTAATTTTAAAAACAAACTTAACTGAGTAACTTCTACGGCTTGGTAGTCTATATCTACGCCGTAAATGTTGCTTAGTAATATATTTTGTTTTTTCTTTAGTGTTAAATTCCATTGACCATCGCGGTATTCGCACAAGCCATAGCCTTCGCTTCTGCCATCAATTGCTGTTTTGCCTTTTAGTTTTTCATTATAAAACTTAGTATGATATTGTAATAAACATTCGTAAGCGCCAATTAAAAAACTTCCACTACCACAGGCAATATCAGCGAATCGCATTTCCGAAATTTGCTCGGGAGTTTTTCCTTCAATTAATTTACCAATGGTATTATTTATAATATAGTCGACAATATATTTTGGTGTGTAATAAACTCCACCCGCTTTGCGTACTTCAGGCTTTTCTTCAATCTGTACTCTTTTATCGGTTGCATGAACTTCTTTTCCTAAAAACCTTTCATAAATTGAACCTATAATATGTATAGGAATTTCATTAAAAAGAAAGCGGGAATTCAAATGACTTATTCCTTTGCATATTTTTAAAAACTCGTTTTCTTCAGCACCGATAAATTTTTGTTCATCAATAAAATGTTTTTTAAACACAACGCCATTATATTTAGCATCAAGCCTGCGACAAAGCTTAATAAAATCTTCCCATGTGTTTCCTTTGTCGCCAAGGTAGCTGATGTAATGTGTCGGCTCAATTAATTTGTCTTCAAGAAAACGGATAAATACAAGTCGGTCGATGGTTTTTTGTGTTGCTTCGGTAAGTTCTTCGCTGGTTAATCCATCATCATTTTTTTTAAAGGCTTTTGCCAGCTTTTCACGTATAATATCAATTTCAAGTAAAAATGCATCATCAATAGTTTGACTTGTTTCGTATGAAAGCATTGTTTTTCCTGCTGCTTTGCCTTTATGTTTAGGCAAGATCTCTGCAATTTTTTCTATGGAATTATTTGCAACAGCTTCGCGCGAAAACAACCAGTATATTTCTGCAAACTTTTCTTCGTTGATATAATCGCTGTAATGATATTCTTTATAGCATTTCTTTAATGCGTTATTAATATCAGCGCCATATCGGCAATCAAGAATATGAAATTCTTCGAAGTCGGTTAATATTCCAAGTGGAGTTTGTTTGTGCCAGCCATAACGTATGGTTTGGAAATAATCATCAGCGTTTTTCAAATCTCTCGCTGGTTTCTTTGCTTCAACAAGAAATTTGGGCTCTCTGTAGTTTGGTGCAAGCGAAAACGAATAATCTGCACGCTTTTGCGCTCCTTTTACTAAAACTCCTTTTTCAACTTTTACTTCCTGTTCATAAGGATTCTTTTGTGTGTCATGTTGCACATCCCATCCTAGTGCAATAAAAAATTTATCAATATAATCCTTGCGAACTTCTGCTTCCTGGTAATCCTTCGACAAATAATATTTCTCGTTTGCCTTGAAATCTTCAACAAGTTTCTTTATTTGTTCAAAAGCAGTTTCAAATGTTTGTTTCATTATTTAATTGACTTTTTACTAATTTTCAAATGTAAATCTTTTTGGTTTTTTATATCAACGTTTTCAAAATTATTTCACAAGCAAATTTAATTTCTTCATCAGAAATAATAAGTGGTGGCGCAATGCGCATGCAGTGCGGAGCAAAAAGGAACCAGTCGGCGATCACTCCGTTTTTGATACATTTTGAAATGGCTTTTTGATTGGTTTTTGCATCAGCAAGTTCAACAGCAATTAATAATCCTTTTGCCCGGACTTCCTTTATTTTTGGATGTTTCAATAGCTTTAAAAATAATTCACTTTTTTGTTTTGCTTTTATATAAAGCTTTTCATCAAGTATTAAATTCAGGTTAGCTAATGCAGCAGCACAACTTACAGGATGTCCGCCAAATGTGGTGATATGCCCGAGTATGGGATTGTTCGTTAAACTTTTCATTATTTCCTGCGAAGAAATAAATGCACCCAGGGGCATTCCTCCACCCAGGCTTTTGGCAAGTGTAAGTATGTCGGGAATTATTCCATAGTGTTCAAATGCAAACATTTTTCCTGTGCGACCCATTCCTGCCTGTACTTCATCGAGTATAAGCAGCGTGCCGGTTTCGGTGCACTTCCGGCGAAGTTCTTTCATGAATTTGTTATCGGGGATAATTACTCCAGCTTCGCCTTGTATCGTTTCGGCAAGTACACAAGCGGTTTTTTGAGAGATACATTCCAAATCTTTGATATTATTGAATTCGATAAAACGAACATCGGGAAGCAACGGACGATACGCTTGTTTAAAATCTTCACAACCCATCACACTCAGCGAGCCGTGCGAACTTCCATGATAAGCATTTTTGAAAGCAATGATTTCACCTTTTCCGGTAAAGCGTTTTGCGAGTTTCAGGGCACCTTCAATAGCCTCGCTTCCTGAATTAACAAAATAAACGGATGATAAAGATTCGGGTAAAATTTCACTTAGTTTTTTCGCAAGTTGCACTTGAGGCGCTTGAATGTATTCTCCATAAACCATAAGGTGTAAATATTTTTCAAGTTGCTCGTTTATGGCTTTAATGACTGCCGGATGCCTGTGCCCTGTGCCGCTTACAGAAATCCCGGAAATCAGGTCGATATATTTTTTGCCAT includes these proteins:
- a CDS encoding TaqI-like C-terminal specificity domain-containing protein; translation: MKQTFETAFEQIKKLVEDFKANEKYYLSKDYQEAEVRKDYIDKFFIALGWDVQHDTQKNPYEQEVKVEKGVLVKGAQKRADYSFSLAPNYREPKFLVEAKKPARDLKNADDYFQTIRYGWHKQTPLGILTDFEEFHILDCRYGADINNALKKCYKEYHYSDYINEEKFAEIYWLFSREAVANNSIEKIAEILPKHKGKAAGKTMLSYETSQTIDDAFLLEIDIIREKLAKAFKKNDDGLTSEELTEATQKTIDRLVFIRFLEDKLIEPTHYISYLGDKGNTWEDFIKLCRRLDAKYNGVVFKKHFIDEQKFIGAEENEFLKICKGISHLNSRFLFNEIPIHIIGSIYERFLGKEVHATDKRVQIEEKPEVRKAGGVYYTPKYIVDYIINNTIGKLIEGKTPEQISEMRFADIACGSGSFLIGAYECLLQYHTKFYNEKLKGKTAIDGRSEGYGLCEYRDGQWNLTLKKKQNILLSNIYGVDIDYQAVEVTQLSLFLKLLEDETIGSTQNRQDVMFSKVLPDLSKNIICGNSLIGRDILKQNPSITTDEERKINPMDYETAFPEVFKNKTEKGYIFIPDVGIDEERDNDTNEVNDPMIPFKRKIKGGFDAIIGNPPYVNLVSIPEIQRNYFQKNFRTCKNKSDLYSFFIEKALNIVNDNSYKFGFIVPHTWLATESFSLLRQKLLNEKAIEQIAEMGFKVFEKVIVSTIILICSKNNKTIKVLNKDFSKRFEIKSDEWINDNFQIDLEWNNEKSGIYERLKYNTESLDKIIQFSRGIKTSDDKKFILKEKQNNDCYKIFRGRNIKSYQLNWDNEYIWYRPDLMKEKVGCLPHSKTFFEVPEKLITQRVNSSMQLLVAYDNEKNYFLDTTNVTRYETWDKKHSLKYICGLLNSKLLNYWYCNKYKMPTIGLYELHSIPIKTIDFSIKSEKERHDHTVTLVEQMLESKKKFAEAKTDKDKNFYEQKCKSLDTQIDNLVYELYDLTEDEIAIIENKK
- a CDS encoding aspartate aminotransferase family protein, translated to MTQRELFFRHLAQTSESPLAIEIEKAEGIYLYDKDGKKYIDLISGISVSGTGHRHPAVIKAINEQLEKYLHLMVYGEYIQAPQVQLAKKLSEILPESLSSVYFVNSGSEAIEGALKLAKRFTGKGEIIAFKNAYHGSSHGSLSVMGCEDFKQAYRPLLPDVRFIEFNNIKDLECISQKTACVLAETIQGEAGVIIPDNKFMKELRRKCTETGTLLILDEVQAGMGRTGKMFAFEHYGIIPDILTLAKSLGGGMPLGAFISSQEIMKSLTNNPILGHITTFGGHPVSCAAALANLNLILDEKLYIKAKQKSELFLKLLKHPKIKEVRAKGLLIAVELADAKTNQKAISKCIKNGVIADWFLFAPHCMRIAPPLIISDEEIKFACEIILKTLI